One segment of Panicum virgatum strain AP13 chromosome 1K, P.virgatum_v5, whole genome shotgun sequence DNA contains the following:
- the LOC120697311 gene encoding protein LIKE COV 1-like, translated as MAMGEAKPSVLIPMPSRDRDRDRDLLVPPAAVATHASPSTRAGASTDDDDDESKPSSASAAAAAAQTGREAFHKVVHSWASKKFMTGCVILFPIAVTFYVTWWFFRFVDGFFSPIYAHIGINIFGLGFVTSIAFIFVVGVFMSSWVGASILGLGEWFIKRMPFVRHIYNASKQISAAISPDQNKHAFKEVVIIRHPRIGEYAFGFITSEVLLQDYSSEEHMCCVYVPTNHLYIGDIFLVSSNDVIRPNISVREGIEIVVSGGMSMPQVLSILESEPNQLSRIRSTRS; from the exons ATGGCGATGGGCGAGGCGAAACCGTCGGTGCTTATCCCGATGCCCAGCCGCGACCGGGACCGGGACCGGGACCTGCtcgtgccgcccgccgccgtcgccacccacGCGTCCCCGTCCACCCGCGCCGGCGCCAgcaccgacgacgacgacgacgagtccaagccctcctccgcctccgccgccgccgccgccgcgcagaccGGCCGCGAG GCGTTCCATAAGGTAGTGCACAGCTGGGCGTCCAAGAAGTTCATGACCGGATG TGTAATCCTCTTCCCAATCGCAGTTACATTTTATGTGACATGGTGGTTCTTTCGCTTTGTGGATGGGTTTTTCTCTCCAATATATGCTCATATAGGAATCAATATATTTG GACTTGGTTTTGTAACTTCAATAGCTTTCATTTTTGTGGTTGGTGTGTTCATGTCATCTTGGGTTGGGGCGTCTATTCTTGGTCTTGGAGAGTGGTTCATAAAGCGAATGCCATTTGTTCGCCATATTTACAATGCGTCTAAGCAAATCAGTGCTGCCATTTCACCTG ATCAAAACAAGCATGCATTCAAAGAAGTGGTCATCATTAGGCACCCAAGAATTGGCGAATATGCATTTGGATTTATCACTTCAGAAGTTCTGCTTCAG GATTATTCTAGTGAGGAACATATGTGCTGTGTTTATGTTCCGACCAACCATCTCTATATTGGTGACATATTTCTGGTCAGCTCAAACGACGTGATTAGACCAAACATATCTGTCCGTGAAGGCATTG AAATTGTTGTCTCAGGGGGCATGTCAATGCCTCAAGTATTATCGATCCTGGAAAGTGAGCCGAACCAGTTGAGCAGGATTAGGTCCACTCGAAGTTGA
- the LOC120653205 gene encoding expansin-A23-like, with protein MHGAEKGLTELCEMLKTTESDIKKSTSGSHVMAIQNKSAFKKKARCVACDRKRADPVFCRPSITVTVTATNFCPPNYTLPGDRGGWCNPPRVHFDMAQPAWEKIGVNCAGIIPAAMYKRVPCVRRGGVRFTINGHDYFNLVLIANVAAAGSIRSMDVKSSGSDNWMPMARNWGAQWHSLAYLTGQNLSFRVTDTDGQTLEFTDVVPKGWKFGQTFASKIQFK; from the exons ATGCATGGGGCTGAAAAGGGCCTGACTGAACTGTGTGAAATGCTCAAGACAacagagagtgacatcaagaagaGCACAAGCGGCAGCCATGTGATGGCTATCCAGAACAAGTCtgctttcaagaagaaag CACGGTGCGTCGCCTGCGACCGCAAGAGAGCGGATCCGGTGTTCTGCAGGCCCAGCATCACGGTCACCGTCACCGCCACCAACTTCTGCCCGCCCAACTACACGCTGCCCGGCGACCGCGGCGGCTGGTGCAACCCGCCGCGGGTGCACTTCGACATGGCGCAGCCGGCCTGGGAGAAGATTGGCGTCAACTGCGCCGGCATCATCCCCGCCGCCATGTACAAAAG AGTTCCTTGCGTGAGGCGAGGTGGGGTGCGGTTCACGATCAACGGGCACGACTACTTCAATCTTGTGCTCATAGCCAATGTCGCGGCAGCCGGCTCCATCAGGTCCATGGATGTCAAGAGCTCCGGTTCGGATAACTGGATGCCCATGGCGCGCAACTGGGGTGCCCAATGGCACTCCTTGGCATACCTTACGGGGCAAAATCTCTCGTTTAGAGTCACCGACACTGATGGACAGACTCTTGAATTCACGGACGTGGTGCCCAAAGGATGGAAGTTTGGCCAAACATTCGCAAGCAAGATACAGTTCAAGTGA